A portion of the Phycodurus eques isolate BA_2022a chromosome 3, UOR_Pequ_1.1, whole genome shotgun sequence genome contains these proteins:
- the pgam5 gene encoding serine/threonine-protein phosphatase PGAM5, mitochondrial isoform X1, with translation MAYRKTLKLIFGFAGGSAALVLAAAAADSRGYFGERRTEAGGRWSRLSALQAAQPAWTSTSITPAPTGHAWDVNWDKREPSTLSNGKKKESATEDPSSEQDNGKPKATRNILLIRHSQYNLSGSSDKERVLTPLGREQAELTGHRLSALGLKYDVLIHSSMARATETAHIISKHLPGVELLSCDLLREGAPIEPVPPVTHWKPDAVQYHEDGARIEAAFRRYIHRADPKQKEDSYEIIVCHANVIRYFVCRALQFPPEGWLRMGLNNGSITWLTIRPSGRVALRTLGDAGFMPPDKLTRT, from the exons ATGGCTTACAGGAAAACTCTCAAACTTATTTTCGGTTTCGCCGGAGGTTCTGCCGCCCTGGTGCTGGCGGCTGCCGCTGCCGACTCTCGCGGCTATTTCGGCGAGAGAAGAACCGAGGCGGGCGGTCGCTGGTCAAGACTGTCCGCGCTTCAAGCCGCGCAGCCGGCGTGGACGTCAACGAGCATCACGCCAGCGCCGACTGGACACGCGTGGGACGTCAACTGGGACAA GAGAGAACCTTCAACACTGTCAAATGGCAAGAAGAAGGAGAGTGCAACTGAAGATCCCAGCTCAGAGCAGGACAATGGCAAACCAAAAGCCACGCGTAACATCCTCCTCATCAGACACTCTCAGTACAACCTGAGCGGGAGCAGCGACAAGGAGCGCGTCCTCACTCCATTGG GTCGAGAGCAGGCCGAGTTGACAGGTCATCGTCTGTCAGCACTCGGACTGAAATACGATGTTCTGATCCACTCCAGCATGGCCAGAGCCACAGAGACGGCACACATCATCAGCAAACACCTTCCAG GCGTGGAGCTGCTGAGCTGTGACTTGCTCCGAGAGGGCGCGCCCATCGAGCCAGTTCCGCCCGTCACTCACTGGAAGCCTGACGCTGTG CAGTACCATGAGGATGGAGCACGCATCGAGGCAGCCTTCCGCCGCTACATCCACCGGGCAGACCCAAAGCAGAAGGAGGACAGCTACGAGATCATCGTGTGCCATGCCAATGTCATCCGCTACTTTGTCTGCAG GGCCCTGCAGTTTCCACCTGAGGGCTGGTTACGTATGGGATTGAATAACGGCAGCATCACGTGGCTCACCATCCGCCCCAGCGGCCGGGTGGCCCTCCGAACTCTGGGAGACGCAGGATTCATGCCACCAGACAAACTAACACGAACCTGA
- the pgam5 gene encoding serine/threonine-protein phosphatase PGAM5, mitochondrial isoform X2, which translates to MAYRKTLKLIFGFAGGSAALVLAAAAADSRGYFGERRTEAGGRWSRLSALQAAQPAWTSTSITPAPTGHAWDVNWDKREPSTLSNGKKKESATEDPSSEQDNGKPKATRNILLIRHSQYNLSGSSDKERVLTPLGREQAELTGHRLSALGLKYDVLIHSSMARATETAHIISKHLPGVELLSCDLLREGAPIEPVPPVTHWKPDAVYHEDGARIEAAFRRYIHRADPKQKEDSYEIIVCHANVIRYFVCRALQFPPEGWLRMGLNNGSITWLTIRPSGRVALRTLGDAGFMPPDKLTRT; encoded by the exons ATGGCTTACAGGAAAACTCTCAAACTTATTTTCGGTTTCGCCGGAGGTTCTGCCGCCCTGGTGCTGGCGGCTGCCGCTGCCGACTCTCGCGGCTATTTCGGCGAGAGAAGAACCGAGGCGGGCGGTCGCTGGTCAAGACTGTCCGCGCTTCAAGCCGCGCAGCCGGCGTGGACGTCAACGAGCATCACGCCAGCGCCGACTGGACACGCGTGGGACGTCAACTGGGACAA GAGAGAACCTTCAACACTGTCAAATGGCAAGAAGAAGGAGAGTGCAACTGAAGATCCCAGCTCAGAGCAGGACAATGGCAAACCAAAAGCCACGCGTAACATCCTCCTCATCAGACACTCTCAGTACAACCTGAGCGGGAGCAGCGACAAGGAGCGCGTCCTCACTCCATTGG GTCGAGAGCAGGCCGAGTTGACAGGTCATCGTCTGTCAGCACTCGGACTGAAATACGATGTTCTGATCCACTCCAGCATGGCCAGAGCCACAGAGACGGCACACATCATCAGCAAACACCTTCCAG GCGTGGAGCTGCTGAGCTGTGACTTGCTCCGAGAGGGCGCGCCCATCGAGCCAGTTCCGCCCGTCACTCACTGGAAGCCTGACGCTGTG TACCATGAGGATGGAGCACGCATCGAGGCAGCCTTCCGCCGCTACATCCACCGGGCAGACCCAAAGCAGAAGGAGGACAGCTACGAGATCATCGTGTGCCATGCCAATGTCATCCGCTACTTTGTCTGCAG GGCCCTGCAGTTTCCACCTGAGGGCTGGTTACGTATGGGATTGAATAACGGCAGCATCACGTGGCTCACCATCCGCCCCAGCGGCCGGGTGGCCCTCCGAACTCTGGGAGACGCAGGATTCATGCCACCAGACAAACTAACACGAACCTGA